In the Heptranchias perlo isolate sHepPer1 chromosome 45, sHepPer1.hap1, whole genome shotgun sequence genome, one interval contains:
- the LOC137306792 gene encoding RLA class II histocompatibility antigen, DP alpha-1 chain-like — protein sequence MCSVILVNRRTLFTYSKSCWRNKKSFTNMELCGFLIIMLSLTTVTRAEIEFETVSAKLYYSIDTSDSETNIDIFNINSTPFMFYDYGALKFVINGEVTDGIEELGQEQVTYFKERARGFQARLRSITKELIKLTNAKSIPRKKPSIHIYTEGNYTRQSKTLYCYAEKFYPFEIDINFLINGRQFTGLVQSSQLVFEADWTFTILKYIKIEPQNGDTYSCQAAHISLDQPLTVLLDQPSLMPYSGTIVCAVGVVAAVIGIVITLYMITKIYNRRGNLCTGQFCKQ from the exons ATGTGCTCAGTTATACTTGTGAACAGAAGGACTCTATTCACGTACTCCAAGAGCTGCTGGAGAAACAAGAAGTCATTTACCAACATGGAACTCTGTGGGTTCCTAATAATCATGTTGTCACTTACAACAGTAACAAGAGCAGAGATTG AATTTGAAACTGTCTCTGCAAAGCTGTACTACAGTATTGATACTTCTGATTCAGAAACAAATATAGACATCTTCAATATAAATTCCACTCCCTTTATGTTCTACGATTATGGAGCGCTGAAATTTGTTATAAATGGCGAAGTGACAGACGGGATAGAAGAACTGGGTCAGGAACAAGTGACTTATTTTAAAGAGAGGGCACGTGGGTTCCAGGCACGCCTGCGAAGCATCACCAAAGAATTGATAAAGCTGACAAACGCTAAAAGTATCCCGAGAA AAAAGCCATCCATTCACATCTACACTGAGGGAAACTACACACGTCAGTCGAAGACCCTGTACTGTTACGCAGAAAAATTCTACCCTTTCGAAATTGATATCAACTTCCTGATCAATGGGAGGCAATTCACGGGGCTGGTTCAATCATCGCAACTAGTGTTTGAGGCAGACTGGACATTTACTATCTTAAAGTACATCAAAATTGAACCACAAAATGGAGACACCTACAGCTGCCAAGCAGCTCATATCAGTCTCGATCAACCGCTAACTGTTTTGTTGG ATCAGCCATCTCTGATGCCCTACTCTGGGACCATTGTCTGTGCTGTTGGAGTTGTTGCAGCAGTTATCGGGATAGTGATAACTCTGTACATGATTACAAAAATATACAATAG GCGAGGAAATCTTTGTACTGGGCAGTTCTGCAAACAATGA